TGAAAACTCACCTTACTTTTTATCAGGTGCAAAATTCACTTATAATCCAAATGACAAATGGGAATTGGCAGCATTAATCATCAATGGATGGCAAAGGATTCAACGATTGCAAGGAAATTCTCTGCCATCATTTGGAACACAGGTAAATTTCAGTCCAACAGAAAAAGTTACTTTAAACTGGAGCACATTCATCGGCACTGACAACCCCGATACATCAAGAAGAATGAGATATTTTAACAACTTTTACGGTCAATTTCAATGGACCGAAAAGTTTGGTATTATCGCAGGTTTTGACATCGGTGCACAACAGAGATTTAAAGGAGGTTCGGGTTATGACCTTTGGTTTAGTCCTGTAATAATAGGACAATATACCATAAACAAATCCTGGAAGTCTGCTATCAGAGCAGAGTATTACCGGGACGAAACGGGTATCATTATTCCAACAGGAACGGTCAACGGATTCCGGTCAAAAGGGCTTTCATTAAATGTAGATTACACACCAACTCAAAACATCATTTGCAGACTTGAAGGACGCTGGATGAGCAGTAAAGACCCCATTTTTGAAACCAAAACCACTCTTACGAATAATAACTTTATCATAGGGACATCCATGGCAGTAAGATTCTCTGACAGGGAAGAGTAATATATAATCATTGAAAAACCTTAAAAATTTTAAGAATCCTGGTGCTTCATGCTTTTATTGATCAGTCTATAGATTAAACATTGATTACAAAGATTAAAAAGTCGAATTTACAGATGGTTTATTTGAAAATCGGTGTGTACATTTGTTGTCATAAAGGAAGTTTATTGTGTGTGGAGAATCGTAATTAGTAAAAAAATGAATGAAAAGTGATTTGGAAATATTAATTGAACACTTACAAAGTGAAGTTGATTACCTTCAATCTTCAATGGACGAATGTGTAGCTGAATGGGACTTTGAAAGAGCAAAAGCATTTCGGGAACCATTAATTCTTACAAAAAGAAAATTAATGGTTCTGAAGTACCTGCAAAATCCAAATTATGAAAAAATATCATGACTTACCGGAATGATTTCTAATATGGAGAAAAGACTAAAAGACCAACATTTCAACTATGATCATTTCGGTGAACATTCCCATCAAAGAATGGAAGAGTATTTAATTAAGTCTCTAAATGATAGGATTGATAAATCCAAAAATGAGTTAGTGATATTAAAGTTAATAAAACCACTACCATGGATTGACGATGACAAAATATGAGGATTACTTGAACAACTGGAAACTAAGGAGATTTATTAAATAGAATTTGAGATTCAAAAGGATAAGATTTATCTCATTCTGAAAGTAGAAAATGAAATAGCAGAATTGAATTTGAAATCAAGTGGAACAGATATTGAAGACCATCTGGTGAAACCTATGAAGTCAATTCTCGGAAAATTAGGGTTTGATACTGAAACCTTCATAAAAAAAATCCCTGACTTTAAAATGTCAGATAAACTTAAAGTAATCGAAGAATTGGAAATAATATATACTTTGAAGTATTTAGTATATTCGGAGCAGAAGAAATAAAAATCAGAATTTATAATATTCCAAAAGATTATCAGGCTTAACACATCATTTCGATCTATTGAGACGCGATATTTTAATAAAATTTTGCTCTTTTCAATAATAGCTTCATGGAAACTCAAAAACAATATTGTCCGATCTGTAAAACGGAAGTCAGGATAAATCCACGATATCCAAAATATGTTTGTAATGACTGTTATGCCCTGTCAGCAGACAAAGATGGTCGAAAATTATTGTTCAGCAATCGTGACATTGGTGGTGGATTTATAGCACATTATCAGGACTCCGGAGAAGAATATAAAAGTCATGCCTGTTTCATTAATGGAATTGAATGTATTGCAAATGAAGCAAGATTCGGAGGTATTGTGGTTCAGATAAAATATGATGAACTCTCATGAAAAATTGCAGGAAATTTTAATTTTACGTTCTATTATGACAACTGATAAAATAGAATTAATTCCATACGATGATCAACTAAGAGACCAGATTTTATACGTTTGGGAAGCATCTGTATTGGCATCACATCATTTTTTGAGCCAGGCTGATTTTGAGTCCATCAAAAAAATAGTTCAGACGATTGATTTTAATGCTTTTGAAGTATTCTGTCTGTTGAAGGATGCTGAAGTTTTGGGGTTTATCGGTGTCGCGGACCGAAAAGTGGAAATGCTTTTTTTGTCACCGGATTATTTCAGGTCCGGATATGGAAAAAGACTGATGCATTTTGCAATGAATGAATTATCCGCCGATAAAGTGGATGTGAATGAACAAAATATCCATGCCGTCCAGTTTTACAGAAGTCTTGGATTTGAAACGTATGAAAGGAGTGAATTGGACGATCAGGGATATCACTACCCGATATTAAGAATGGCCTTGAATCAAAGTATTTAGCAAGTCATACTTTCATTGTAATTCATTTGAGGGCAAATAACATATTTCAATTTGCAGTAAATTATTTCAACTGGAAAAAAACTACACCATAATATTTACATTGAAAGTTTGAAAGGACGCAATTGGCCTTAAAGAATCAGCCGTTAAAAAATCGTGAAATAAAACCGTTAAAAATTCAAAACTGTGTGAGCCAAAACGAAAATTTAACTAAAGCGCAAAATAGCGAAGTAGAGCAAAAGTATAAAAGAGCACAAAACATTAAGGCGAGCCCGTCTGCCTGCGGAGCCGGGCAGATTTTTTGAATTTAGGTTTTATGTAGTGATTTTAGGCTGAGGCTTTACAGCCTAGCCCGCCTTAGGCGGGTTGATTCTTTTGTATCAAGACAAAAGAATAAAAAGCTATGATTTGTACTACTTCAGCTATTTAATTTGACAAAATCACAGAATTCAAATGATGTTTTAATTATTTAAATTTTTGTAATTTTTAAACCAAACGATACATTCTTTAATTACTAAAAACTCCGAAATATTATTTTATTTTGCATCTAAATTTATCCAGTGAAATACAGACGAAATCACGAAACAGCCGGAAAAGGATTGATGACTTTATACCGAATGGTAATAATCGTACTCGTATTAATCGGGAGCCTGGCATTAGCTTATCATTTTTTCTCTTCAAAAATACAAGATAGTTCTACCAATGCTCAATCGGCTGAAAACAATACAGATATCCGAACCTATCTTCCCACAGCTTCCGGTCAGATCATACATCACACTTATTATTCATTATCATATCTCGAGGAGTACGAACAGGCAGAATGGACGGCTTATCTGATGTCGAAAGAAATATTGCAAATGCCCAATGTGCCGAGATCCAATTTTTTCTCTCCTGATTCAAAGGTCAAAACAGGTTCCGCTATCCATAGTGACTATACCGGCTCCGGATTTACAAGAGGCCATCTGGTTCCGGCCGGAGATATGTCTTTTGATAAAATTGCTATGGAAGAGTCATTTTTGATGAGCAATATGTCTCCGCAGGTGAAGGCATTCAATAATGGTATCTGGAAAGAACTGGAAGAAAACGTCAGGGACTGGACATTTAAAAAAGGCTCTCTTTACATAATATCCGGCCCTGTTTTGAATACGGGCATCAAACAAAAAATAGGTAAAAACAAAGTTTCGGTACCTTCTGCTTTTTTCAAAGTTTTGTTGCATTATTCCGAAAAGGAAAAAGAAGCCATCGCTTTTATCATACCCAACGAAAGATCTGAAAAACCACTTCAGCATTACATGGTAAACATAGATAAAGTCGAAGAAATGACCGGGATTGATTTTTTTAACGACATGATCAATGATGCAGAAGAAGAAAAACTGGAATCAACATTTGATAAAACAAAATGGCCGGTCAGCGAAAAAAGATACCAACTCAGAATTTCAAAATGGAATCTGGAGTAAATGAGTCGTTGAAAAAATAAAAGACCTGAATTACAAATTCTGTCCGAAGGTCAACAGATTATTATCCGGATCCAATATAGAAAATTCTTTTTGCCCCCAAGGTTTGGTTTGTAAACTTCCGTTCGGATGGATATCTATTTTCCTTTCCAAAAAAGATTGAAATAACTGTTCAATATCATCCGTTCGGATATACACTTGTCCGTAGTTTTCAGCAGGATCAAGATCCTGATATCTGAAAAAGTGAATCTGAATGTTGTCCTTCTCCACCATCAGGTATTCATCAAAATCTGCACTGCCAAAAATCTGAAATTGCAATTTATTGATATAAAAATCCAAGATAACAGATTTGTCACGCATAGGAAGTTTAGGATGTATTTCAGTGAGCATCGATATATTTATTTGAAATCAAAGTTAATGGATTAAATGTAATTCAATCTTGTTTTCGCTATTGTATTTAAAACAAAATGCACTATTAATAAAAAGGTATCGGCCTTTTAAAAAATATACGGATGCCAAACCTTAAGGTAGAATGCCAAAAAGCGTGGCCGTTCCGGTACGCGGAGCGATTTGGCGGAACTAGACTTTTCCTGCCCGCATCGGAGCAGGCGGGTTGTTTACTTTTTTTCTGCGATGTATTCCAAAGGAATATGCGTGGATATGAAAAAAAGTATAACTGAACGATCCTGAAAGGTGATGCATGAAAATGCATCAAGTAAAGGCACCCGACAGGGATGGGCAGGGCGGCTTGAGCGACAAAGCCCGACAGTCGAAGAAATTAATAATATTAAGACCTTAGCATTTTCATCGATTAAGGTAAAAACTATAATCACTTCGCTATTCCTGAAACTTTTCTTTCTCTACACTTGGCGGAATAAGGTAATAAAGAACCGGTGTCACTAATCTGCTCAGCATGGTCGAACTGATCAACCCCCCAATAATCACAATTGCCAATGGGCTGATAAGCGGCGACCTTTCCAGAAATAAGGGAGTCAATCCACCTATGGCTGTCAAGGCTGTCAAAAGTATTGGCAAAAATCTGGTTTCAGCACCATCCATCACAGCTTCATACAGTCCGACTCCTTTAGCTCTTAATGCGTTCGTATAATCTACCATCAGAATAGAATTTTTAATCTCTATTCCGGCTAAGGCGATAATACCTACCGTTGCCACAAAGGAAAGTGATTCTCCGGCAAAATACAATCCCAGCAATGCTCCCACCATCCCAAGCGGTATGACACTTAGTACTATTAATGTTGATTTGAGCGTTCGAAACTCTAATATCAGGATTGCCAACAAGCCGAATACTGTCAGGATAATGATGGTTCCTATCCCGCCGAATGATTCCTCTCTGGATTCCCGTTCGCCGGCAGCTTTCAGCCTGTATCCTTCCGGGAATTTAATTTCTGTATTCACTTTTTGAATGATTTCGTCGGTGAGTTTGTCTGTATTATAACCTGTCTCTACAAAACTGCTTACCAGACTATATCTCTCTTTGTTATAGTGTAAAATCAAAGGCGGTGCAGGAGAAAAACTTAATTTGGCGATACTTTTTAATGGAACCAATGCGCCACTTGCCGAACTGATATTTATTCGGTCAAATTGGTCAAAGGCATTTTCAGTATTTTGAGGAATACTGACCATCAAAGGCAATTCATCACTGTTTTCACTTCTTAAAATCGAAATTTCAAGTCCTGCTATAGCTAATCGGACTGTTTTGGCGATCTCGCCTGTGGTGATACCATAGAGTCCTGCCTTATCTCTGTCTATATCTATGCTGATATCGGTCGTCTTGTATTTCAAATCATTTTTTACATAAAGTGTTCCTTCTGTACTATTCATAATCTGTTCGACCCTTCCTCCTAATGCTTCAAGGGTATCCAGATTGCTGCCGATAATGCGCATTTCAATCGGTGCTGTGACCGGAGGTCCTTGCTGAAATCTGCGTACTTCAATTCGGGCGCCCGCAAATCCCTGCAATTCATTTCTCAACTGATCTGAGAATTGCTGAATTTGCGGTACTTTGGTTTTATCATCGAGATAGACCATAATCTGACCCACATTATCTGCGGTTTGTTTTTGAAATTCATTATAATAAATTCTGGGATTACCTTTGCCGGCATTAGTGCCTGTTCTCAGAACATTTGGGTTTTTTAAAATCACCTGCTCAATTCTTCTTACAATTTTGTCTGTATGTTCCAGATTTGAACCAGGTTCTGTATTGATTTCAACGACCACTATTGGTTTTTCTGATTGCGGAAACAGCGAGAAACCCAAAACCGGAACCAACATTAATGATCCGGCAAAAATCACTCCCGCCAGAACGAGTGTTTTGACAGGATGACTGATACACCACACTAATAATTTTTGGTAAGGCGTATTGATGTACTTTTTAAATCCCTGCAAAAAGTAATTCCCTTCATTATGACTGTCTTTTTCATGTGCCTTTAGTAAAATGCTCGACAAAAATGGTATGATCGTAACCGAAACAAAAAACGAAGCCAAAACCGTCAGCATCACCGCCATCGGCAACGATCTGATAAAATCTCCTGAACCTTCCGGTAGATTGGCTAATGGCAAAAATGCCAGCAGTAAGGTAGCCGTACAACTGATAACAGCGACCATGATATGATTGGTAGCTGAGATGGCAGCTTCTTTGGCAGAAATACCTTTACGCATGTATCTTTCAATATTCTCCACCACAACAATACTGTCATCCACCAATAATCCCAGAGCTACCACCATCCCGACGATACTGAGTTGATTGAGAGTGTATCCAAGCATATCCAGCAAAAATATACCGATACTTAAGGATAACGGAATTGAGATCATCACCACAAATGACGCTCTGGTTCCCAATGGCAATAGAGTGAGCATAACTAATAATATTGCGATTGCAAAATCACGA
The genomic region above belongs to Saprospiraceae bacterium and contains:
- a CDS encoding GNAT family N-acetyltransferase, with the translated sequence MTTDKIELIPYDDQLRDQILYVWEASVLASHHFLSQADFESIKKIVQTIDFNAFEVFCLLKDAEVLGFIGVADRKVEMLFLSPDYFRSGYGKRLMHFAMNELSADKVDVNEQNIHAVQFYRSLGFETYERSELDDQGYHYPILRMALNQSI
- a CDS encoding VOC family protein — its product is MLTEIHPKLPMRDKSVILDFYINKLQFQIFGSADFDEYLMVEKDNIQIHFFRYQDLDPAENYGQVYIRTDDIEQLFQSFLERKIDIHPNGSLQTKPWGQKEFSILDPDNNLLTFGQNL
- a CDS encoding DNA/RNA non-specific endonuclease, with product MKYRRNHETAGKGLMTLYRMVIIVLVLIGSLALAYHFFSSKIQDSSTNAQSAENNTDIRTYLPTASGQIIHHTYYSLSYLEEYEQAEWTAYLMSKEILQMPNVPRSNFFSPDSKVKTGSAIHSDYTGSGFTRGHLVPAGDMSFDKIAMEESFLMSNMSPQVKAFNNGIWKELEENVRDWTFKKGSLYIISGPVLNTGIKQKIGKNKVSVPSAFFKVLLHYSEKEKEAIAFIIPNERSEKPLQHYMVNIDKVEEMTGIDFFNDMINDAEEEKLESTFDKTKWPVSEKRYQLRISKWNLE
- a CDS encoding efflux RND transporter permease subunit codes for the protein MNFNKFFIQNYQFTLIVFVAMLLLGVNALINMPRSEDPPFGAPIFTIVAVYPGTSPTDMEELITDPIEEEMYKLSDIKKITSTIKDGLMVMLVEFNFGVDVEAKNNDVIREVNKIRSDLPEGLLSLDIQRAASSDVAILQTALISESASLQELKTEAEKLEKDLERIRDIKWVEIQGAPEKQIKIELNLDKMAALRLGLNQVLGLIQANNINIPGGDTDIGRRKFNIKTNSSFKALEDIKNTVVNSNKEGQITRLSDIAQVYPDDESQSHIARYNGRRSIWVVTAMKDKKNIIDVRSQMQDILDNFEKNLPDNIEMAHVFDQEKGVKNRLSGLGRDFAIAILLVMLTLLPLGTRASFVVMISIPLSLSIGIFLLDMLGYTLNQLSIVGMVVALGLLVDDSIVVVENIERYMRKGISAKEAAISATNHIMVAVISCTATLLLAFLPLANLPEGSGDFIRSLPMAVMLTVLASFFVSVTIIPFLSSILLKAHEKDSHNEGNYFLQGFKKYINTPYQKLLVWCISHPVKTLVLAGVIFAGSLMLVPVLGFSLFPQSEKPIVVVEINTEPGSNLEHTDKIVRRIEQVILKNPNVLRTGTNAGKGNPRIYYNEFQKQTADNVGQIMVYLDDKTKVPQIQQFSDQLRNELQGFAGARIEVRRFQQGPPVTAPIEMRIIGSNLDTLEALGGRVEQIMNSTEGTLYVKNDLKYKTTDISIDIDRDKAGLYGITTGEIAKTVRLAIAGLEISILRSENSDELPLMVSIPQNTENAFDQFDRINISSASGALVPLKSIAKLSFSPAPPLILHYNKERYSLVSSFVETGYNTDKLTDEIIQKVNTEIKFPEGYRLKAAGERESREESFGGIGTIIILTVFGLLAILILEFRTLKSTLIVLSVIPLGMVGALLGLYFAGESLSFVATVGIIALAGIEIKNSILMVDYTNALRAKGVGLYEAVMDGAETRFLPILLTALTAIGGLTPLFLERSPLISPLAIVIIGGLISSTMLSRLVTPVLYYLIPPSVEKEKFQE
- a CDS encoding porin, whose amino-acid sequence is MYKFRLEILILLCFFQIAITAQHDSIWYQKPELSISGFVDVFYVYDFNQPQGTERQAFLFNHNRHNEFNLNVGIVKLGLEHTKYRANLAMLTGTYANDNYVAEPGLLKNIFEAKIGIALNKKNNLWLDAGIFPSHIGFESAISIDNWTMTRSLLAENSPYFLSGAKFTYNPNDKWELAALIINGWQRIQRLQGNSLPSFGTQVNFSPTEKVTLNWSTFIGTDNPDTSRRMRYFNNFYGQFQWTEKFGIIAGFDIGAQQRFKGGSGYDLWFSPVIIGQYTINKSWKSAIRAEYYRDETGIIIPTGTVNGFRSKGLSLNVDYTPTQNIICRLEGRWMSSKDPIFETKTTLTNNNFIIGTSMAVRFSDREE